In the Primulina eburnea isolate SZY01 unplaced genomic scaffold, ASM2296580v1 ctg1224_ERROPOS3294427, whole genome shotgun sequence genome, one interval contains:
- the LOC140820568 gene encoding E3 ubiquitin-protein ligase AIRP2-like isoform X2 gives MRMSYSPAAHFFLFLVQWTDCHLAGALGLLRILIYKVYVDGTTTMSTHERRASIREFYAIIYPSLLQLQRGVTDSEDKKQKAVCFERYRRRDEEEHRHCSDLDIEREEECGICMEMNSKVVLPNCNHVMCLKCYREWHSRSQACPFCRDSLKRVNSGDLWIFLDSRDVIDMGAITRENLKRLFLHVEKLPLVVPDTLFDAYDTHVR, from the exons ATGAGGATGTCTTATAGTCCAGCAGCGCACTTTTTCCTTTTCTTGGTGCAGTGGACTGACTGCCACCTTGCTGGTGCACTTGGATTGTTGAGAATCCTGATATATAAA GTATATGTTGATGGCACCACCACCATGTCCACTCACGAGAGGAGAGCCAGCATCAGGGAATTTTATG CCATTATTTATCCCTCTTTATTGCAACTTCAAAGAGGTGTTACTGATTCAGAAGATAAAAAGCAGAAAGCTGTGTGTTTTGAGAGATACAGGAGAAGAGATGAAGAAGAACATAGGCATTGTTCTGATTTAGATATTGAAAGGGAAGAAGAATGTGGAATTTGCATGGAAATGAACAGTAAGGTAGTCTTACCGAACTGCAACCATGTCATGTGCCTTAAATGCTATCGGGAATG GCACTCAAGATCACAAGCATGTCCCTTTTGCCGTGACAGCTTAAAGAGGGTAAACTCTGGTGATCTATGGATATTTCTGGATAGCAGAGATGTGATAGACATGGGGGCTATAACAAGGGAGAATTTGAAGCGTCTGTTCTTACATGTTGAAAAACTGCCTCTGGTTGTCCCTGATACTCTCTTTGATGCTTATGATACACATGTGAGGTGA
- the LOC140820568 gene encoding E3 ubiquitin-protein ligase AIRP2-like isoform X1: MYVSGGAQVRKSFKESLKLLEADIQHANTLASDFSREYDGACLQMRMSYSPAAHFFLFLVQWTDCHLAGALGLLRILIYKVYVDGTTTMSTHERRASIREFYAIIYPSLLQLQRGVTDSEDKKQKAVCFERYRRRDEEEHRHCSDLDIEREEECGICMEMNSKVVLPNCNHVMCLKCYREWHSRSQACPFCRDSLKRVNSGDLWIFLDSRDVIDMGAITRENLKRLFLHVEKLPLVVPDTLFDAYDTHVR, translated from the exons ATGTACGTTAGCGGTGGCGCTCAAGTGCGGAAGTCGTTTAAGGAGTCGCTGAAATTGCTCGAAGCAGATATTCAGCATGCTAATACTCT GGCATCTGATTTTTCACGTGAGTATGATGGCGCTTGCTTACAAATGAGGATGTCTTATAGTCCAGCAGCGCACTTTTTCCTTTTCTTGGTGCAGTGGACTGACTGCCACCTTGCTGGTGCACTTGGATTGTTGAGAATCCTGATATATAAA GTATATGTTGATGGCACCACCACCATGTCCACTCACGAGAGGAGAGCCAGCATCAGGGAATTTTATG CCATTATTTATCCCTCTTTATTGCAACTTCAAAGAGGTGTTACTGATTCAGAAGATAAAAAGCAGAAAGCTGTGTGTTTTGAGAGATACAGGAGAAGAGATGAAGAAGAACATAGGCATTGTTCTGATTTAGATATTGAAAGGGAAGAAGAATGTGGAATTTGCATGGAAATGAACAGTAAGGTAGTCTTACCGAACTGCAACCATGTCATGTGCCTTAAATGCTATCGGGAATG GCACTCAAGATCACAAGCATGTCCCTTTTGCCGTGACAGCTTAAAGAGGGTAAACTCTGGTGATCTATGGATATTTCTGGATAGCAGAGATGTGATAGACATGGGGGCTATAACAAGGGAGAATTTGAAGCGTCTGTTCTTACATGTTGAAAAACTGCCTCTGGTTGTCCCTGATACTCTCTTTGATGCTTATGATACACATGTGAGGTGA